One part of the Litoreibacter janthinus genome encodes these proteins:
- a CDS encoding ABC transporter permease — protein MRNTTSTKTSHPALIFWIVAGWVGFLLLPWYGVEDGILSFEWLVDGYPFDEDYAPAAFLIAQGEKLWLAPLILPLALSLLAIGRPKSDPLYAKILILSGALGFGWLTAQGFGIGIRGFNFEWLKAVFGELDDRQFGMGFGAMVAASAFLFLFTQGVAARGAINGDVFVVSAIGGVIVIVTTFVFFPIAKMLLAAFVTEGGGYSVSVFAAKFFDDRLWGLGCLSGGRCGVAWNSLFLAVLVGLLTTVLGLVFALVVTRSGFRYKRALRALTVLPIITPPFVIGLALILLFGLSGAVTQFVSELFGVQPSRWLYGLPGVLIAQVLAFTPIAFLVLIGVVEGVSPSMEEAAQTLRANKWQTFRTVSLPLMRPGLANAFLLGFIESMADFGNPLVLGGNFDVLSTEIFFAIVGAQYDQGRAAVLAMVLLFFTLSAFYAQRAWLGKKSYTTVSGKGDAGVHPMMPSGLSIPVFVIAGAWGLFTIVIYGMILYGSVVELWGVNNDLTFKHYVTAFSVRIEDSGIRWTGAAWDSFWTTIYIAAAAAPLTAVVGLITAYLLTRQTFAGKNAFEFGTMLSFAIPGTVIGVSYILAFNVPPIEITGTGLILIISFIFRNMPVGVRAGIASMSQLDKSLDESSLTLGANSWQTFRKVILPLLRPAILAALVYSFVRAMTAISAVIFLVSAEYDMATSYIIGRVENNDYGLAIAYSTTLIFVMLTVVGVMQLIVGRTEIGRRMSQSRTNV, from the coding sequence TTGCGTAACACCACAAGCACCAAGACCTCCCACCCCGCGCTGATCTTCTGGATCGTGGCGGGGTGGGTCGGGTTCCTGCTTCTCCCCTGGTACGGGGTGGAGGACGGAATCCTGTCGTTTGAATGGCTGGTGGACGGCTATCCGTTCGACGAAGATTATGCCCCTGCGGCCTTCCTGATTGCACAGGGTGAAAAGCTCTGGCTCGCGCCGCTGATCCTGCCGCTAGCGCTGTCGCTTCTCGCAATCGGGCGGCCCAAAAGCGATCCCCTCTACGCGAAAATCTTGATCCTGTCTGGCGCGCTTGGCTTTGGCTGGCTGACCGCGCAGGGCTTCGGCATTGGGATCCGCGGGTTCAATTTCGAATGGTTGAAGGCCGTCTTCGGGGAGCTTGACGACCGGCAATTCGGCATGGGGTTCGGCGCGATGGTCGCAGCCTCCGCCTTCTTGTTCCTGTTCACCCAAGGCGTTGCGGCGCGTGGAGCCATCAACGGGGATGTTTTTGTGGTCAGCGCCATTGGTGGCGTGATTGTCATCGTGACCACCTTCGTGTTCTTCCCCATCGCCAAAATGTTGCTGGCCGCCTTCGTCACCGAAGGGGGCGGTTATTCCGTCAGCGTGTTCGCAGCAAAGTTCTTTGACGACAGGCTCTGGGGCTTGGGATGCCTGAGCGGCGGGCGGTGTGGCGTGGCGTGGAACTCGCTGTTCCTCGCAGTCCTCGTGGGGCTGCTGACCACGGTGCTTGGCCTTGTCTTCGCGCTGGTCGTCACCCGATCCGGCTTCCGCTACAAACGCGCGCTTCGGGCCCTGACAGTTCTGCCCATCATCACCCCGCCCTTCGTGATCGGGTTGGCGCTGATCTTGCTGTTCGGCCTGTCCGGCGCTGTCACACAATTTGTGTCAGAGCTTTTTGGCGTGCAGCCTAGCCGGTGGCTTTACGGCCTGCCGGGCGTGCTGATCGCGCAGGTTCTGGCTTTCACCCCAATCGCCTTCCTCGTGCTGATCGGCGTGGTCGAGGGCGTCTCCCCTTCAATGGAGGAAGCCGCACAAACGTTACGGGCCAACAAGTGGCAAACCTTCCGCACTGTGTCACTGCCCCTGATGCGGCCCGGCCTTGCAAACGCCTTCCTGCTGGGCTTCATCGAAAGTATGGCAGATTTCGGCAACCCGCTGGTGCTTGGCGGCAACTTCGACGTGCTGTCGACCGAGATTTTCTTCGCCATTGTCGGCGCACAATATGACCAAGGCCGCGCGGCAGTGCTGGCTATGGTGCTGCTGTTCTTCACCCTGTCGGCTTTCTACGCGCAGCGCGCGTGGCTGGGAAAGAAAAGCTACACCACAGTATCCGGCAAAGGTGACGCAGGCGTGCATCCGATGATGCCAAGCGGGCTTTCCATTCCGGTCTTCGTGATCGCCGGCGCGTGGGGGCTGTTCACCATCGTGATCTACGGGATGATCCTTTACGGCAGCGTGGTGGAGCTTTGGGGCGTCAACAATGACCTGACCTTCAAGCATTACGTCACTGCCTTCTCCGTCAGGATCGAGGATAGCGGTATCCGTTGGACCGGCGCGGCTTGGGATAGCTTCTGGACGACCATCTACATCGCAGCGGCAGCGGCCCCGCTTACAGCAGTGGTTGGCTTGATCACCGCCTACCTACTGACGCGCCAAACATTCGCGGGCAAGAACGCGTTCGAGTTCGGCACCATGCTCAGCTTTGCCATTCCCGGCACTGTCATTGGCGTCAGCTACATCCTTGCCTTCAACGTCCCGCCGATCGAGATCACCGGCACAGGGTTGATCCTGATCATCAGCTTCATTTTCCGCAACATGCCCGTTGGGGTGCGCGCGGGGATCGCGTCGATGTCGCAGCTCGACAAATCGCTCGATGAATCGTCGCTCACCCTTGGGGCCAACAGCTGGCAGACCTTCCGCAAGGTGATCCTGCCGTTGCTGCGCCCTGCCATTTTGGCGGCGTTGGTCTACAGCTTCGTGCGGGCAATGACGGCCATTTCGGCGGTGATCTTCCTTGTGTCGGCGGAATATGACATGGCGACCAGCTACATCATCGGGCGGGTCGAGAATAACGACTACGGTCTGGCCATCGCCTATTCGACAACATTGATCTTCGTGATGCTGACCGTCGTGGGAGTCATGCAACTGATCGTCGGGCGCACCGAAATCGGGCGGCGCATGAGCCAGTCGCGCACAAATGTCTGA
- a CDS encoding ABC transporter ATP-binding protein, with translation MKINSKAAPVSFQNVSKIYGRDVLAVDNVNLEIEAGKLVTLLGPSGCGKTTTLRMIAGLEMATKGRILIGDADVTTLPATDRDVSMVFQSYALFPHMSVLENVSYGLSFSGFSKAETRERALVGLDLVGLKGFDARLPSELSGGQQQRVAVARALVLEPQVLLFDEPLSNLDAKLRRQVREDIRAIQKDLGLTVVYVTHDQEEALAVSDEIVVMRNAAIAQIGTPRQLYDAPVDRFVADFIGEANLLPCTIEKVDGDQATIAIETYRYQLPSRGIPVGPATMAVRPSRLVIGAKDGFKAKIAKATYVGVRMEYTLEAEFGSMFAVQDDVDSPLNVGSDVTVGFAEKGPVLLPEG, from the coding sequence ATGAAAATCAACTCCAAGGCTGCGCCGGTAAGCTTCCAGAATGTCAGCAAGATTTATGGCCGCGACGTGCTGGCCGTGGACAATGTGAACCTTGAGATCGAGGCAGGAAAGCTGGTGACCCTGCTTGGCCCGTCGGGGTGCGGCAAGACCACAACCTTGCGGATGATCGCCGGGCTGGAGATGGCCACGAAAGGCCGCATCCTGATCGGCGACGCGGATGTAACCACTCTGCCCGCGACCGACCGCGACGTGTCGATGGTGTTCCAGTCCTACGCGCTGTTCCCGCATATGTCGGTGTTGGAAAACGTATCCTACGGGCTGTCCTTCTCGGGGTTCTCGAAAGCCGAAACGCGAGAACGTGCCTTGGTGGGCCTAGACCTCGTCGGCCTCAAGGGTTTCGATGCCCGCCTGCCCAGCGAATTATCCGGCGGCCAGCAGCAGCGCGTCGCGGTTGCGCGCGCCTTGGTGCTGGAGCCGCAGGTTTTGCTGTTTGACGAGCCGCTGTCCAACCTCGACGCCAAGCTGCGGCGTCAGGTGCGTGAGGATATTCGCGCCATCCAGAAAGACCTTGGCCTGACGGTTGTCTATGTGACCCATGATCAGGAAGAAGCGCTGGCCGTCTCGGACGAAATCGTGGTGATGCGCAACGCCGCCATTGCCCAGATCGGCACACCCCGCCAGCTTTATGATGCCCCCGTTGACCGCTTTGTTGCGGACTTCATCGGCGAAGCGAACCTGCTGCCTTGCACCATTGAGAAAGTGGACGGGGACCAAGCCACCATTGCAATTGAAACCTACCGCTATCAGTTGCCGTCCCGCGGCATCCCCGTTGGGCCTGCGACAATGGCGGTGCGCCCCTCGCGTTTGGTCATCGGCGCCAAAGACGGGTTCAAGGCAAAGATCGCCAAGGCGACCTATGTGGGAGTGCGCATGGAATACACGTTAGAGGCCGAGTTTGGCTCGATGTTCGCCGTGCAAGACGATGTGGACAGCCCGCTAAACGTGGGCAGCGACGTCACCGTCGGCTTTGCGGAAAAGGGCCCTGTGTTGCTGCCTGAAGGCTAG
- a CDS encoding Na/Pi cotransporter family protein has product MILIVGNLAGAIALLLWSVRLVRTGIERGFSGPLRTGVRRASEKNSTAAASGLLAAIAMQSSTAVAMLVAGFAAAGTLSAGSSLAVILGADLGSAIASRILLTPISALIPVLLVVGVALFLKAQSRRAKQTGRIIIGIALVLTSLTMIRAATAPLQESEVTALIFSYLSQDLLTSFLLGAVLAWAVHSSVATVLAVVAMAAEGILQAPTAAAIVLGANLGGATIPVLLTMSAAQSARRVMLANLLIRGGGAVLALIALLEWRDHTGLLGADAAVQSINIHLLFNVVVLGLGMALITPALRLATAMLPDKAASKPRRISALDMTTTDPERALACAAREVLEMGEQVYTMLVPALGLMSEWDEAVYQTICESENEVDRMHFEVKLYIAQLQEGVLSAAQASRAMDIATIANHLEDAGDQVSSNLVENARKLHADGLSFSKEGLRDLTDFHDRVLSNVQLGLNVLMTGDAEAAIQLVEEKDRARDAEHRLQAHHLDRLRSGNAASVETSNLHQETIRALKQVNTAFTYAAYPIVEATGALLSSRLSTADETG; this is encoded by the coding sequence GTGATCCTGATCGTCGGGAATCTTGCAGGGGCAATCGCGCTGCTCTTGTGGTCCGTGCGGTTGGTGCGCACTGGGATTGAACGCGGCTTCTCTGGGCCGCTTCGCACAGGCGTCCGGCGCGCGTCCGAGAAAAACTCAACCGCCGCCGCCAGCGGACTTTTAGCCGCCATCGCGATGCAAAGCTCGACCGCTGTGGCCATGCTGGTCGCGGGGTTTGCCGCCGCTGGCACCTTGTCGGCCGGGAGCAGCTTGGCCGTAATCCTAGGGGCTGATCTCGGGTCCGCCATCGCTTCACGCATTCTGTTGACGCCCATCTCTGCGCTGATCCCTGTCCTGCTGGTCGTGGGGGTCGCCTTATTCCTGAAGGCCCAATCCCGACGCGCCAAACAAACCGGGCGCATCATCATTGGCATCGCTTTGGTGCTAACGTCGCTGACCATGATCCGCGCCGCCACCGCACCCCTGCAAGAGAGCGAAGTCACCGCGCTGATCTTCTCCTACCTGTCGCAAGATTTGTTGACCTCCTTCCTGCTCGGCGCCGTTCTGGCGTGGGCCGTTCATTCCAGCGTTGCCACCGTTCTGGCTGTTGTTGCCATGGCCGCCGAAGGCATCCTTCAGGCTCCGACCGCCGCCGCAATCGTATTGGGCGCGAACCTTGGTGGTGCCACGATCCCAGTATTACTGACCATGTCCGCCGCGCAATCGGCCAGACGGGTGATGCTCGCGAACCTCTTGATTCGTGGTGGCGGCGCGGTGCTTGCGCTGATTGCCCTCCTTGAATGGCGCGATCACACGGGTCTGCTTGGCGCGGATGCAGCGGTGCAATCGATCAACATCCACCTGCTGTTTAACGTGGTGGTTCTGGGCCTCGGAATGGCGTTGATCACACCAGCCCTGCGCCTTGCCACCGCCATGCTGCCTGACAAAGCCGCATCCAAGCCGCGGCGCATAAGTGCCTTGGACATGACAACCACCGATCCCGAGCGTGCCTTGGCCTGCGCTGCCCGCGAAGTTCTGGAGATGGGGGAGCAGGTTTATACAATGCTCGTCCCCGCCCTGGGCCTGATGAGCGAATGGGACGAAGCCGTCTACCAGACGATTTGCGAAAGCGAGAACGAGGTGGACCGCATGCATTTCGAGGTGAAGCTCTACATTGCACAGTTGCAGGAAGGCGTGCTGTCCGCCGCGCAGGCAAGCCGCGCAATGGATATCGCAACCATCGCCAACCATCTGGAGGACGCAGGCGATCAGGTGTCGTCCAACCTTGTCGAGAACGCGCGCAAGCTCCATGCGGACGGGCTGTCCTTCTCTAAGGAGGGTTTACGTGACCTCACCGATTTCCACGACCGCGTATTGTCAAATGTGCAGCTTGGCCTGAACGTGCTGATGACAGGCGACGCCGAAGCGGCGATACAACTTGTGGAGGAGAAAGACCGCGCGCGGGACGCAGAACATCGCCTTCAGGCGCACCACCTTGACCGCCTGCGCAGCGGCAATGCTGCGAGTGTGGAGACCAGCAATCTGCATCAGGAAACCATCCGCGCACTCAAACAGGTGAACACGGCGTTTACCTACGCGGCCTACCCGATTGTTGAAGCCACCGGCGCGCTTTTATCAAGCCGCCTTAGCACCGCTGACGAGACAGGCTGA
- the phnE gene encoding phosphonate ABC transporter, permease protein PhnE, producing MSTELETILGRKWRRPPFVENPVLRWGLIAGFVVYLIAAYMTIEINWSRVYEGLDRGAAFVLAFTSPDFVSRASDIWAGLLESIIMTVAASVVGILISIPIGLGAARNIAPLPVYLVCRGIVAVSRALQEIIVAILLVAIFGFGPLAGFLTLSFATIGFLSKLLAEDIESMDRVQAEAIRASGARWTQWINYGVQPQVMPRLVGLSIYRLDINFRESAILGLVGAGGIGATLNTAFDRYEYDTAAAILILIIVIVMALEYISGIVRARVQ from the coding sequence GTGAGCACAGAACTAGAAACCATTCTGGGCCGGAAATGGCGCCGCCCGCCCTTCGTTGAAAATCCAGTGCTGCGGTGGGGCCTAATCGCGGGCTTCGTGGTCTACCTGATCGCCGCCTATATGACGATCGAGATCAATTGGTCCCGCGTCTATGAGGGCTTGGACCGGGGGGCGGCATTTGTGCTGGCTTTCACCAGCCCCGACTTTGTCTCTCGCGCGTCGGACATTTGGGCCGGATTGCTGGAAAGCATCATCATGACTGTCGCCGCATCCGTGGTCGGCATCCTGATCTCCATTCCTATCGGCCTTGGCGCCGCCCGCAATATTGCACCTTTGCCGGTCTATCTGGTGTGCCGCGGGATTGTCGCCGTCAGCCGCGCCTTGCAAGAGATTATCGTTGCCATTCTGCTCGTCGCAATTTTCGGTTTCGGCCCGTTGGCAGGTTTCCTGACACTTAGCTTTGCCACCATCGGCTTCCTGTCGAAACTGCTGGCCGAGGACATCGAAAGCATGGACCGCGTTCAGGCCGAGGCGATCCGTGCGTCGGGTGCGCGCTGGACGCAATGGATCAACTACGGTGTGCAACCACAGGTGATGCCGCGTCTGGTGGGCCTGTCGATTTACCGGCTTGATATCAACTTCCGCGAAAGCGCCATCCTTGGGCTGGTGGGTGCGGGGGGCATTGGTGCCACGCTGAACACCGCTTTTGACCGCTACGAGTATGACACCGCCGCCGCGATCCTGATCCTGATTATCGTGATCGTCATGGCGCTGGAATATATCTCCGGC
- a CDS encoding inositol monophosphatase family protein, whose product MDNKQRLETLVEICAQAGELAMGYFENQNDLVVDRKGHQDFVSQADRNVEVLTRKLLEEAFPDDGIVGEEDDPKPGTSGFTWVIDPIDGTTNFINGIPAWTVVVAGVCDGKTQIGVIHDPCHSETFAARAGGGATLNGKALVLDDPRALNEGTVGVGYSNRVDAQGVIRLVTGLVEKGAMFHRNASGALSLAYVAAGRLLGYAEEHMNAWDCIAGQLIVAEAGGVVEEQDADAMIADGGRVIVGTSAVFKPLLAICEASFPPTT is encoded by the coding sequence ATGGACAACAAACAACGACTCGAGACGCTGGTAGAGATTTGCGCGCAGGCTGGGGAACTGGCGATGGGCTATTTCGAGAACCAGAACGATCTAGTGGTCGACCGCAAGGGCCATCAGGACTTCGTCAGTCAAGCCGACCGCAATGTTGAAGTCCTGACCCGCAAGTTGCTGGAAGAAGCCTTCCCCGATGACGGTATTGTGGGGGAGGAAGACGACCCCAAGCCTGGCACGTCTGGCTTCACTTGGGTGATCGACCCGATTGACGGGACCACCAACTTCATCAACGGCATTCCCGCGTGGACTGTGGTTGTCGCAGGGGTGTGTGACGGCAAAACGCAGATCGGGGTAATCCATGATCCATGCCACTCCGAAACCTTTGCCGCGCGGGCAGGCGGCGGGGCGACGCTGAACGGCAAAGCGCTGGTGCTTGATGACCCGCGCGCGCTGAACGAAGGAACAGTCGGGGTGGGCTATTCCAACCGCGTGGACGCGCAGGGGGTCATCCGCCTTGTCACGGGATTGGTGGAGAAAGGCGCAATGTTCCACCGCAATGCGTCGGGCGCGCTGTCGCTGGCCTATGTCGCCGCTGGCAGGTTGCTGGGCTACGCGGAAGAGCACATGAACGCGTGGGACTGCATTGCCGGACAGCTTATCGTGGCAGAGGCGGGCGGCGTGGTCGAAGAGCAGGACGCGGACGCGATGATCGCAGATGGAGGTCGCGTCATTGTCGGCACCTCTGCGGTGTTCAAGCCTTTGCTTGCGATTTGCGAAGCGTCTTTCCCGCCGACGACCTAG
- a CDS encoding DeoR/GlpR family DNA-binding transcription regulator — protein MSLDVGLETRPKLKKQERREHILLELRLRPHVRISELAERFRVSTETVRRDLEKLSADGLLDRAHGGASALASGHYPGFDERASARVEERERIGRMAASLVQPGETLMVDSGSTTVQFARFLAYDGTPCIVITNSFPVAMALGQSDAASVIMCPGDYLPSESAVIGTDAVEFLERHSVDRCLIGATGISEGGPSETVRGFAAIKRAMLRRSTVSHLLVDCEKFGRKGLAQVGNLSDMTSVISDQEPEEELASWLRRADVEVLVAR, from the coding sequence ATGTCGCTTGATGTTGGACTAGAAACACGGCCGAAGCTGAAAAAGCAGGAGCGTCGCGAGCATATTCTGCTTGAGCTGCGACTGCGGCCGCATGTTCGCATCTCCGAGTTGGCAGAACGGTTTCGCGTGTCGACAGAGACCGTCCGGCGCGATTTGGAAAAGCTAAGTGCGGACGGCCTTTTGGACCGTGCGCATGGTGGCGCATCCGCTCTGGCGTCCGGCCACTATCCGGGCTTTGATGAACGGGCCTCCGCCCGCGTCGAGGAACGCGAACGGATCGGGCGTATGGCCGCGAGCCTTGTGCAACCCGGTGAGACGTTAATGGTTGATTCCGGCTCCACCACTGTGCAGTTCGCCCGCTTCCTTGCCTATGACGGGACGCCCTGCATTGTGATTACCAACAGCTTTCCGGTGGCGATGGCCCTTGGCCAAAGCGATGCGGCAAGCGTTATCATGTGTCCGGGTGACTACCTGCCATCGGAATCTGCCGTCATCGGAACCGACGCCGTCGAGTTTTTGGAACGCCATTCGGTCGACCGGTGCCTGATCGGCGCGACGGGCATCAGTGAAGGGGGGCCGTCGGAAACCGTGAGGGGGTTTGCGGCGATCAAGCGCGCGATGTTGCGCAGAAGCACGGTGTCACACCTGCTGGTCGACTGTGAGAAATTTGGGCGAAAAGGGCTCGCCCAAGTCGGGAACCTGTCAGACATGACGTCTGTGATTTCCGATCAAGAGCCTGAGGAAGAGCTCGCAAGCTGGCTCCGACGCGCAGATGTCGAAGTGCTTGTCGCCCGTTGA
- the phnC gene encoding phosphonate ABC transporter ATP-binding protein: protein MLKLKKLVKTYRTGDQALKAIDLEVPEGQVLALIGPSGAGKSTLIRCINRLVEPTSGEVWLGDIELTHLKSSGLRRARREMGMIFQEYALVERLTVMENVLSGRLGYVGFWRSLTRRFPQSDVDEAFRLLDRVGLLEMADKRADELSGGQRQRVGICRALIQNPKLLLVDEPTASLDPKTSRQIMRLICELCAERGLAAIINIHDVALAQMFVQRVVGLRFGAIEFDGPPDALVPEVLTTIYGEEDWEATIKKVEDDDTEIEAAE, encoded by the coding sequence ATGCTGAAACTCAAAAAGCTCGTGAAAACCTATCGCACGGGCGATCAAGCCTTGAAGGCAATAGACCTAGAGGTGCCGGAAGGGCAGGTGCTGGCGCTGATCGGCCCCTCGGGTGCCGGTAAATCAACCCTGATCCGCTGCATCAACCGACTGGTCGAACCTACCTCCGGAGAGGTGTGGCTGGGTGATATCGAACTGACGCATCTGAAATCATCTGGCTTGCGCCGCGCGCGCCGCGAGATGGGCATGATCTTTCAGGAATACGCCTTGGTCGAGCGTTTGACTGTGATGGAAAACGTCCTGTCCGGTCGCTTGGGCTATGTCGGCTTCTGGCGCAGCCTCACGCGCCGCTTCCCGCAATCTGATGTGGACGAAGCGTTCCGCCTGCTTGATCGTGTAGGCCTCTTGGAGATGGCCGACAAACGCGCGGACGAGCTGTCCGGCGGCCAGCGTCAACGCGTCGGCATCTGCCGCGCCCTGATCCAGAACCCCAAACTGCTGCTGGTGGACGAGCCTACGGCCTCGCTTGACCCGAAGACCAGCCGCCAGATCATGCGCCTGATTTGCGAGCTGTGCGCCGAACGCGGGCTTGCCGCGATTATCAACATTCACGACGTCGCCCTCGCACAAATGTTCGTGCAAAGGGTTGTTGGTTTGCGCTTTGGCGCGATCGAATTTGACGGCCCGCCTGACGCTTTGGTGCCGGAAGTCCTGACCACGATCTACGGCGAGGAAGACTGGGAAGCGACGATCAAGAAAGTCGAAGACGACGACACAGAAATCGAGGCCGCAGAGTGA
- the phnD gene encoding phosphate/phosphite/phosphonate ABC transporter substrate-binding protein: protein MSELRKMLAATSAVAVMSLAASGAWAQDCPRGDLDARYCDRDGDMIADVPEDESQLLDPNPLIFAYTPVEDPAVYKTAWADFLDHLKEKTGKDVVFFPVQSNAAQIEAMRSGRLHISGFNTGSNPLAVNCAGFSPFTIMASKDGGFGYEMEIITYPGSGVEKVEDIKGKQLAFSSPTSNSGFKAPSAILKSEYGMEAERDFEPAFSGKHDNTILGVANKDYTAGAIANSVLTRMIERDVVKPEQVVSIYKSQTFPTTGFGTVYNLKPELRAQIKDAFFSFDWEGTSLQEEFSKSGEEQFLEMNYKEFWDVIRKIDAANGVSYACE from the coding sequence ATGAGTGAACTTAGAAAGATGTTGGCAGCGACCAGTGCGGTAGCTGTTATGTCGTTGGCTGCTTCGGGCGCGTGGGCGCAGGACTGCCCGCGTGGCGATCTCGACGCGCGCTACTGCGACAGGGACGGCGACATGATCGCTGACGTGCCAGAAGATGAGTCCCAGCTGCTGGACCCCAACCCGCTGATCTTCGCCTACACTCCGGTTGAGGATCCTGCCGTCTACAAAACAGCGTGGGCCGACTTCCTTGATCACCTGAAAGAGAAAACCGGCAAAGATGTCGTGTTCTTCCCTGTGCAGTCGAATGCCGCACAGATCGAAGCCATGCGCTCCGGCCGCCTCCACATTTCAGGGTTCAACACCGGCTCCAACCCGCTGGCGGTGAACTGCGCGGGCTTCAGCCCGTTTACGATCATGGCGTCGAAAGACGGCGGCTTCGGGTATGAGATGGAGATCATCACCTATCCTGGCTCCGGCGTGGAAAAGGTCGAAGACATCAAGGGCAAACAGCTTGCCTTCTCGTCCCCGACTTCCAACTCCGGCTTCAAGGCGCCCTCGGCAATCCTGAAATCCGAATACGGCATGGAAGCGGAGCGCGACTTCGAACCTGCCTTCTCGGGCAAGCACGACAACACCATTCTTGGCGTGGCCAACAAGGACTACACCGCGGGAGCTATCGCCAACTCGGTGCTGACGCGGATGATCGAGCGTGACGTGGTCAAGCCGGAGCAAGTGGTCTCGATCTACAAATCCCAGACCTTCCCGACGACCGGCTTTGGCACCGTCTACAACCTGAAGCCAGAATTGCGCGCGCAAATCAAAGACGCGTTCTTCAGCTTTGACTGGGAAGGGACGAGCCTACAGGAAGAGTTCTCCAAGTCCGGCGAGGAGCAGTTCCTTGAAATGAATTACAAGGAATTTTGGGACGTGATCCGCAAAATCGACGCGGCGAACGGCGTAAGCTACGCCTGCGAATAG
- a CDS encoding ABC transporter substrate-binding protein translates to MRKFTKLAIPSLLAMMASVSAAQADKLTLYCSAQEDWCQLMARSFEDATGIDVNMTRKSSGETFAQIKAESTNPKGDVWWGGTGDPHLQAAEEDLTEPYVSPMRGELNDWAISQATSAGDKTIGIYSGALGYGYNTDLLAANNLPEPACWKDLLKPEYKGHVQMANPNSSGTAYTTLATMVQLFGEDDGFDFMKGLHANINQYTKSGSAPIKAAGRGENTIGIVFMHDAVAQAVSGFPVKVVAPCEGTGYEIGSMSIIKGARNMDEAKKFYDWALSADAQNLALQVNAFQVPSNKGAETSPSAPDMSSIKLIDYDFKTYGSSDERKRLLQKWDEDVSTLPQ, encoded by the coding sequence ATGAGAAAGTTCACAAAACTGGCGATCCCGTCACTGTTGGCGATGATGGCCAGCGTGTCGGCGGCGCAGGCTGATAAGCTAACGCTTTATTGCTCGGCGCAAGAAGACTGGTGCCAACTGATGGCACGAAGTTTCGAGGATGCGACCGGCATCGACGTCAATATGACCCGCAAGTCATCGGGCGAAACCTTTGCCCAGATCAAAGCGGAATCGACCAACCCGAAAGGCGATGTCTGGTGGGGCGGCACCGGTGATCCGCACCTGCAAGCCGCAGAGGAAGACCTGACGGAACCCTATGTCTCCCCCATGCGCGGCGAGCTTAACGACTGGGCGATTTCGCAAGCCACAAGTGCCGGCGACAAGACCATCGGCATCTATTCGGGCGCGTTGGGCTATGGCTACAACACCGACCTGTTGGCGGCGAACAACCTGCCGGAACCTGCCTGCTGGAAAGACCTGCTAAAGCCTGAATACAAAGGCCATGTGCAAATGGCGAACCCGAACTCCTCGGGCACGGCCTACACGACCTTGGCGACGATGGTGCAACTGTTTGGTGAAGACGACGGCTTCGATTTCATGAAGGGCCTGCACGCCAACATCAACCAATACACCAAGTCCGGTTCGGCCCCGATCAAAGCGGCTGGCCGTGGCGAGAACACAATCGGTATCGTATTCATGCACGACGCCGTGGCGCAGGCTGTGTCGGGTTTCCCCGTCAAAGTTGTCGCCCCGTGTGAAGGCACCGGCTACGAGATCGGCTCCATGTCGATCATCAAAGGCGCGCGCAACATGGACGAGGCCAAGAAGTTCTATGACTGGGCACTCTCCGCTGATGCGCAAAATCTGGCACTGCAAGTTAACGCGTTCCAAGTGCCGTCCAACAAAGGCGCCGAAACCTCGCCTTCTGCGCCGGACATGTCGTCCATCAAGCTGATCGACTACGACTTCAAAACCTACGGGTCGTCGGACGAGCGCAAGCGCCTGCTGCAAAAATGGGACGAAGACGTCTCTACACTGCCGCAATAA